The following proteins are encoded in a genomic region of Pectinophora gossypiella chromosome 6, ilPecGoss1.1, whole genome shotgun sequence:
- the LOC126367864 gene encoding troponin C, isoallergen Bla g 6.0101-like isoform X1, with protein MKLETSKLEEELDKTQLQLLKNAFDAFDHEKKGVISTDMIGTILEMLGSSVDEGTLKEIIEEVDEDGSGELEFGEFVQLAAKFLTEEEEDDEAMVKELREAFRLYDKEGNGYITTDVLKEIFKELDNTITADDLDTMIEEIDSDGSGTVDFDEFLEVMTGE; from the exons GAGGAATTAGACAAAACTCAATTGCaac TTCTTAAGAATGCATTCGATGCGTTCGATCATGAGAAGAAAGGTGTCATTAGCACAGACATGATTGGCACTATTCTAGAAATGTTAGGAAGCTCAGTGGACGAAGGAACACTTAAAGAAATTATTGAAGAGGTAGACGAAGATG GATCGGGAGAGTTGGAATTCGGAGAGTTTGTTCAATTGGCTGCTAAATTCTTGACAGAAGAGGAGGAAGACGACGAAGCCATGGTAAAAGAGCTTAGAGAAGCTTTCCGGTTATATGACAAAGAAG GCAACGGCTACATAACAACAGATGTACTGAAGGAGATCTTCAAGGAGTTGGACAATACAATTACCGCTGACGACCTGGACACTATGATTGAAGAGATCGACTCTGACGGGTCCGGGACCGTGGACTTCGATG AATTCCTTGAAGTGATGACTGGTGAATAA
- the LOC126367864 gene encoding troponin C, isoallergen Bla g 6.0101-like isoform X2, translating to MKLETSKLEEELDKTQLQLLKNAFDAFDHEKKGVISTDMIGTILEMLGSSVDEGTLKEIIEEVDEDGSGELEFGEFVQLAAKFLTEEEEDDEAMVKELREAFRLYDKEGNGYITTDVLKEIFKELDNTITADDLDTMIEEIDSDGSGTVDFDEFLEVMTG from the exons GAGGAATTAGACAAAACTCAATTGCaac TTCTTAAGAATGCATTCGATGCGTTCGATCATGAGAAGAAAGGTGTCATTAGCACAGACATGATTGGCACTATTCTAGAAATGTTAGGAAGCTCAGTGGACGAAGGAACACTTAAAGAAATTATTGAAGAGGTAGACGAAGATG GATCGGGAGAGTTGGAATTCGGAGAGTTTGTTCAATTGGCTGCTAAATTCTTGACAGAAGAGGAGGAAGACGACGAAGCCATGGTAAAAGAGCTTAGAGAAGCTTTCCGGTTATATGACAAAGAAG GCAACGGCTACATAACAACAGATGTACTGAAGGAGATCTTCAAGGAGTTGGACAATACAATTACCGCTGACGACCTGGACACTATGATTGAAGAGATCGACTCTGACGGGTCCGGGACCGTGGACTTCGATG AATTCCTTGAAGTGATGACTG GATGA
- the LOC126367864 gene encoding troponin C, isoallergen Bla g 6.0101-like isoform X3, with product MEELDKTQLQLLKNAFDAFDHEKKGVISTDMIGTILEMLGSSVDEGTLKEIIEEVDEDGSGELEFGEFVQLAAKFLTEEEEDDEAMVKELREAFRLYDKEGNGYITTDVLKEIFKELDNTITADDLDTMIEEIDSDGSGTVDFDEFLEVMTGE from the exons ATG GAGGAATTAGACAAAACTCAATTGCaac TTCTTAAGAATGCATTCGATGCGTTCGATCATGAGAAGAAAGGTGTCATTAGCACAGACATGATTGGCACTATTCTAGAAATGTTAGGAAGCTCAGTGGACGAAGGAACACTTAAAGAAATTATTGAAGAGGTAGACGAAGATG GATCGGGAGAGTTGGAATTCGGAGAGTTTGTTCAATTGGCTGCTAAATTCTTGACAGAAGAGGAGGAAGACGACGAAGCCATGGTAAAAGAGCTTAGAGAAGCTTTCCGGTTATATGACAAAGAAG GCAACGGCTACATAACAACAGATGTACTGAAGGAGATCTTCAAGGAGTTGGACAATACAATTACCGCTGACGACCTGGACACTATGATTGAAGAGATCGACTCTGACGGGTCCGGGACCGTGGACTTCGATG AATTCCTTGAAGTGATGACTGGTGAATAA